The Paenibacillus sp. MBLB1832 genome has a window encoding:
- a CDS encoding AraC family transcriptional regulator: MLLNRLHAPSIVPFIRECDYAVRKPWSYPERRLLDYLLVYIQEGTCCFWVDHQKLMFYPGQFCLVQPGSLLVLEGLTRTVTPYLHFDIAYNVNREDSFPTRPGQIDLSAYTHLMQPTIYDLFGIRVPVNVQPQNPSIIKEKLLQTIELVKVDNPISHLKAQHAMLEIIISILEAYQRDVPSPTPTLNWITSYFSSHLSDPISVEDMAERANLSVSRFSFLFKQRYGTSPHQYLLQMRIHHAKELLSNTELSHESISDYCGFADLHHFSKIFKQRTGTTPGEHRKTTKNPFNR; encoded by the coding sequence ATGCTGTTAAACAGATTACATGCTCCATCAATCGTTCCTTTTATCAGGGAATGTGACTATGCGGTTCGCAAGCCCTGGAGCTATCCCGAGCGTAGACTTCTCGATTATTTGCTTGTGTACATTCAAGAGGGGACCTGCTGTTTCTGGGTCGATCATCAGAAGTTAATGTTCTATCCTGGTCAATTCTGCCTCGTTCAGCCAGGCAGCCTGCTCGTTTTAGAGGGACTGACTCGCACCGTTACCCCTTATTTACATTTTGATATCGCCTATAATGTGAATCGGGAAGACAGCTTCCCTACGCGGCCAGGCCAAATCGACCTCTCTGCCTACACGCATCTAATGCAACCCACGATCTATGACTTGTTTGGCATTCGTGTACCTGTAAACGTTCAGCCGCAGAACCCTTCTATTATTAAAGAAAAGCTGTTGCAAACCATTGAACTTGTCAAGGTGGATAATCCCATTTCTCATCTCAAGGCTCAGCACGCTATGCTAGAGATTATCATTTCTATTTTGGAAGCCTATCAGCGCGATGTCCCTTCACCGACTCCAACCTTAAATTGGATCACCTCCTACTTCTCCAGTCATTTAAGTGATCCTATTTCAGTAGAAGACATGGCGGAGCGAGCGAATCTATCCGTTTCTAGGTTCAGTTTCCTCTTCAAGCAAAGATACGGGACTTCACCGCATCAGTATTTATTACAAATGCGCATCCATCATGCGAAGGAATTACTTTCGAATACAGAACTCAGCCATGAATCCATTTCAGACTATTGTGGGTTTGCGGATTTACATCATTTCTCCAAAATATTTAAACAACGCACAGGCACAACGCCAGGCGAGCATCGTAAAACAACGAAAAACCCCTTCAACCGATAA
- a CDS encoding Gfo/Idh/MocA family protein: MSTKYRIAIIGCGGIANGKHMPSLSKLDNVEMVAFCDIVSERAQEAAAKFGKEDARVYEDYREVLEDRSIDIVHVCTPNDSHAEITIAALEAGKHVMSEKPMAKTAADARRMVEAAKRTGKKLTVGYNNRFRGDSQHLHKLCSEGELGEIYFAKAHAIRRRAVPTWGVFLDEEKQGGGPLIDIGTHALDLTMWMMNNYEPAVVLGTSYHKLSQRENAANAWGPWDPAKFTVEDSAFGMITMKNGATIILESSWALNTLEVDEAKCTLSGTEGGADMKGGLRINGEKHSRLFTTEVELNAGGVAFYDGKAEVASDLEMKLWIQAIENDTDPVVTPEQACVVSEILEAIYESARTGKAVYFD, encoded by the coding sequence ATGTCTACTAAGTATCGTATCGCAATTATTGGGTGTGGAGGTATTGCCAACGGCAAGCACATGCCAAGCCTTAGCAAGTTAGACAATGTGGAAATGGTTGCCTTCTGTGATATCGTCTCCGAACGTGCACAAGAAGCAGCGGCGAAGTTCGGGAAAGAAGATGCGCGCGTGTACGAAGATTATCGTGAGGTGCTGGAAGACCGCTCCATTGACATTGTTCATGTCTGCACGCCAAATGATTCCCACGCGGAAATTACGATTGCTGCATTAGAAGCGGGCAAGCACGTTATGTCTGAGAAGCCAATGGCGAAAACGGCAGCAGATGCAAGACGTATGGTTGAAGCTGCGAAACGCACTGGCAAAAAGCTGACAGTCGGCTACAACAATCGCTTCCGCGGCGATAGCCAACATTTACATAAGCTTTGCTCTGAGGGTGAGCTTGGTGAGATTTACTTCGCGAAAGCACATGCGATTCGTCGCCGCGCAGTCCCAACATGGGGTGTGTTCCTTGATGAAGAGAAGCAAGGCGGAGGCCCGTTAATCGACATCGGTACGCATGCGCTCGATTTGACGATGTGGATGATGAACAACTACGAGCCTGCTGTTGTCTTGGGGACTTCGTACCACAAGCTGTCTCAGCGTGAAAATGCCGCGAATGCATGGGGACCATGGGATCCAGCGAAGTTTACGGTAGAAGATTCCGCTTTCGGTATGATCACCATGAAAAATGGCGCAACGATCATTCTAGAGTCAAGCTGGGCGTTGAACACACTTGAAGTAGATGAAGCGAAATGTACCCTTTCGGGTACAGAAGGCGGCGCAGATATGAAAGGCGGACTTCGCATTAATGGCGAGAAACACAGCCGTTTGTTCACGACCGAAGTGGAGCTGAATGCCGGCGGCGTTGCTTTCTATGATGGTAAAGCAGAAGTCGCATCGGATCTGGAGATGAAGCTATGGATTCAAGCGATCGAGAATGACACAGATCCAGTTGTTACACCAGAACAAGCGTGTGTGGTATCTGAGATTCTTGAAGCGATCTATGAGTCAGCGCGCACAGGTAAAGCTGTTTATTTCGACTAA
- a CDS encoding response regulator transcription factor, translating to MAQKILVIEDEPTLARLLSYNLSQEAYDTKVIDHGGDGLQEALQQSYDLIILDIMLPGLNGFEVLAKLRQKGNRTPVIILTARNAEDEVVQGLKHGADDYITKPFGVAELLARVAAVLRRTQSDEVAGDVSKSNEKVIQAGELRIYPEKYEVMLGGESIPLRPKEFEVLLYLVQRPGVVVTRDDLMNIVWGFDYIGGQRTVDVHVSSLRKKLEMNQQSVQIDSIRGVGYKLVATMIKK from the coding sequence ATGGCGCAGAAAATACTTGTCATTGAAGATGAGCCGACCCTGGCTCGATTATTATCGTATAATCTTTCTCAGGAAGCTTATGATACCAAGGTGATTGACCATGGTGGAGACGGCCTGCAAGAAGCCCTTCAACAGTCCTACGATTTAATCATTTTAGATATCATGCTCCCGGGTCTTAATGGATTTGAAGTGCTCGCTAAGCTGCGGCAAAAGGGGAACCGCACCCCGGTCATCATTCTGACCGCACGTAACGCCGAAGACGAAGTCGTGCAAGGCTTGAAGCACGGGGCTGATGATTATATAACAAAACCATTCGGTGTAGCTGAGCTTCTTGCCCGCGTTGCGGCAGTCTTGCGTCGAACACAATCCGATGAAGTGGCTGGTGATGTGTCCAAATCGAATGAGAAAGTGATTCAAGCCGGCGAGCTGCGGATTTATCCTGAGAAGTATGAAGTGATGCTTGGTGGGGAATCGATTCCGTTACGCCCGAAGGAGTTTGAAGTGCTGCTCTATCTCGTGCAGCGTCCAGGTGTCGTCGTCACGCGCGATGATCTCATGAACATCGTCTGGGGCTTCGATTATATTGGCGGACAACGTACGGTGGATGTCCATGTGAGTTCCTTACGCAAGAAGTTGGAAATGAACCAACAATCAGTACAAATTGATTCCATTCGCGGCGTTGGGTACAAGCTGGTCGCGACAATGATTAAGAAATAA
- the pnpS gene encoding two-component system histidine kinase PnpS, with translation MTKFRAKLTFILIVLIGSSMLIAGIFMAKVLENSHVKSLQENMERELKVIASSGVWDYQGTESELFQFYTAQAHRLKEATNERMTYVRADGKVLGDSDQLPEQMDNHLNRPEIAAAIAGGIGYTTRYSDTLKEKMLYAAMPVKNPAKVTIGYIRISMSLEQVDQSIRSLWYFLISGLLLLFLVAGVVSYRIAKSITHPIEKMTKVAQQITNMNYESRVPTYQDDEIGQLGVAINRMSESLQGQMARIQENERRLQGVMENMMSGVMMIDRDERIMLLNPSAETILGFSSQELLGKKYNEAKQQFEFTKLIQECIELQEPISDEMMFYYPSERILDIHLSPIAHEDEEWSGVLIVLHDITAVRRLERMRSEFVANVSHELKTPIAAVKGFAETLLAGALNDKETAVSFLQIIFDESERLNRLIGDILELSKIESKRIPMHFSPVYLPEFLERSLSVLRKEAEKKHIELTMQVEEDMYIEADEDRLRQIIINLLSNGIAYTQEGGKVKLRVEPLDMNADGDYERLRLIVTDTGMGIPKKDLPRIFERFYRVDKARSRSSGGTGLGLSIVKHLVEMHKGTIRVESEVGIGTKFTIELPVIH, from the coding sequence ATGACGAAGTTTCGCGCCAAGCTGACGTTTATTCTAATTGTATTAATTGGAAGCTCGATGTTAATCGCAGGTATTTTTATGGCGAAGGTGCTCGAGAACTCTCACGTGAAATCGCTACAAGAGAACATGGAGCGAGAGCTTAAAGTGATTGCATCCAGCGGAGTCTGGGATTATCAAGGGACCGAGAGTGAGCTGTTTCAATTCTACACGGCACAGGCGCATCGTTTGAAAGAAGCGACCAATGAACGCATGACCTACGTACGAGCCGATGGGAAAGTACTGGGTGATTCTGACCAGCTTCCTGAGCAAATGGACAATCATTTGAATCGTCCTGAAATTGCAGCTGCCATCGCAGGTGGAATTGGTTACACAACGCGCTACTCCGACACGTTAAAAGAGAAGATGTTGTATGCGGCTATGCCCGTGAAAAATCCAGCCAAGGTAACCATTGGCTACATACGTATATCCATGAGCTTGGAACAAGTGGATCAATCGATTCGAAGCTTGTGGTATTTCCTCATTTCGGGATTGCTCCTTCTGTTCCTAGTTGCAGGCGTTGTGAGTTATCGAATCGCGAAGAGCATCACGCATCCGATCGAGAAAATGACGAAGGTTGCCCAGCAAATTACGAATATGAACTATGAATCACGCGTTCCGACCTACCAGGATGATGAAATTGGACAATTAGGCGTTGCTATTAATCGCATGTCCGAAAGCTTGCAAGGGCAAATGGCCCGTATTCAAGAGAATGAGCGCAGGCTGCAAGGCGTGATGGAAAATATGATGAGTGGTGTCATGATGATCGATCGTGACGAGCGCATTATGCTGCTCAATCCTTCTGCAGAAACGATTCTCGGCTTCTCTTCGCAGGAGCTGTTAGGGAAGAAATATAATGAAGCGAAGCAGCAATTTGAATTTACGAAGCTGATTCAAGAATGTATCGAGCTGCAGGAACCGATTTCCGATGAGATGATGTTCTATTATCCATCTGAGCGTATTCTTGACATTCATTTGAGTCCGATCGCGCACGAGGATGAGGAATGGTCGGGCGTATTAATCGTGCTGCATGATATTACAGCGGTGCGTCGATTGGAACGGATGCGCAGCGAGTTCGTGGCTAACGTGTCGCATGAGCTGAAGACGCCGATTGCGGCTGTCAAAGGGTTCGCCGAAACGCTGCTGGCGGGGGCGCTGAATGATAAGGAAACGGCCGTGTCGTTTCTGCAAATTATTTTTGATGAGAGTGAGCGGTTGAACCGGTTGATCGGGGACATTCTTGAGCTATCGAAGATCGAGTCCAAGCGCATTCCGATGCATTTCTCGCCGGTATATTTACCAGAATTTCTGGAGAGATCCTTGAGTGTTCTGCGCAAAGAGGCGGAGAAGAAGCATATTGAGCTCACTATGCAAGTGGAAGAAGATATGTATATCGAAGCCGATGAAGACCGTTTACGGCAAATTATTATCAACTTGTTGTCCAATGGGATTGCTTATACGCAAGAAGGCGGGAAGGTCAAGCTGCGCGTTGAGCCGCTGGATATGAATGCAGATGGGGATTACGAGCGTCTTCGGTTAATCGTGACGGATACGGGGATGGGGATTCCGAAGAAGGATTTGCCGCGCATCTTTGAGCGTTTCTACCGTGTCGATAAAGCCCGTTCTCGCAGTTCAGGCGGTACAGGCCTCGGCTTGTCGATTGTGAAGCATCTCGTAGAAATGCATAAGGGGACGATTCGCGTTGAGAGCGAAGTCGGAATCGGGACCAAATTCACAATTGAACTGCCCGTTATTCATTAA
- a CDS encoding fumarate hydratase — protein sequence MQHFYQSVYDLIVETSTNLPGDVRRAVQAAQEREDKGTRSALSLSRIADNIHMAECNVSPICQDTGMPTFIIHCPVGANQIVMKKHILDAVANATKASKLRTNSVDSLTGANSGDNLGPGTPVIHFEQWERDEVEVKLILKGGGCENKNIQYSLPADLEGVGKAGRDLDGIRKCIMHAVYQAQGQGCSAGFIGVGIGGDRTSGYELAKHQLFRQVDDVNEHPDLRKVEEYVMEHANTLGIGTMGFGGQVTLLGCKVGVMNRLPASFFVSVAYNCWAFRRQGVLLNPETGEINGWSYPRGTEVSFQEAFEASAEEARNTPQEERKEIVLTTPISEEQIRSLKVGDVVVINGTMHTGRDALHKHLMDHDAPIDLNGAAIYHCGPVMSKDESGEWHVKAAGPTTSIREEPYQGEIIKKFGIRAVIGKGGMGPKTLAALKEHGGVYLNAIGGAAQYYAQCFKKVEGVDFMEFGIPEAMWHLETEGFAAIVTMDSHGNSLHADVEKNAFEKLAALKEPVFK from the coding sequence CTATCTCGAATTGCGGATAACATTCACATGGCGGAGTGCAATGTATCCCCAATTTGTCAGGATACAGGAATGCCAACGTTTATTATACACTGTCCAGTTGGGGCAAACCAAATCGTAATGAAGAAGCATATCCTAGACGCGGTTGCGAATGCAACGAAAGCAAGCAAGCTTCGCACGAACTCCGTTGATTCTTTGACGGGGGCGAACAGCGGGGACAATCTTGGACCTGGTACGCCTGTCATTCATTTTGAGCAGTGGGAACGCGATGAAGTTGAAGTGAAGCTCATTCTCAAAGGCGGCGGCTGCGAGAACAAGAACATCCAATACAGCTTGCCAGCTGATCTTGAGGGCGTGGGCAAAGCGGGCCGCGACTTGGACGGTATTCGCAAATGTATTATGCACGCGGTTTATCAAGCACAAGGCCAAGGCTGCAGCGCGGGCTTCATCGGTGTTGGGATCGGCGGCGATCGTACAAGCGGGTACGAGTTGGCGAAGCATCAATTGTTCCGTCAAGTTGATGATGTGAATGAGCACCCTGATCTTCGCAAAGTGGAAGAATATGTGATGGAGCACGCAAACACGCTCGGTATTGGTACGATGGGCTTTGGCGGTCAAGTGACGTTGCTTGGTTGTAAAGTTGGCGTGATGAACCGTTTGCCTGCGAGTTTCTTCGTTTCTGTTGCCTATAACTGTTGGGCGTTCCGCCGTCAAGGCGTGCTGTTGAATCCAGAAACAGGCGAAATTAACGGCTGGTCCTACCCGAGAGGAACGGAAGTTTCGTTCCAAGAAGCTTTCGAAGCAAGTGCGGAAGAAGCTAGAAATACGCCGCAAGAGGAGCGTAAAGAGATCGTCTTGACGACGCCGATTTCGGAAGAGCAGATCCGCAGCCTGAAAGTAGGCGATGTGGTTGTGATTAACGGAACGATGCACACGGGTCGTGATGCGCTTCACAAACATTTGATGGATCATGATGCCCCAATTGATTTGAACGGAGCGGCTATTTACCACTGTGGTCCTGTTATGAGCAAGGATGAGTCGGGAGAATGGCACGTGAAAGCGGCAGGACCGACGACGAGTATCCGTGAGGAGCCTTACCAAGGCGAGATTATTAAGAAATTCGGTATTCGCGCTGTCATTGGTAAAGGCGGCATGGGTCCGAAAACGTTGGCTGCCCTGAAAGAGCATGGCGGTGTGTATTTGAATGCCATTGGCGGCGCCGCACAGTACTATGCTCAATGCTTCAAGAAGGTAGAAGGCGTAGACTTCATGGAATTCGGTATTCCAGAAGCGATGTGGCACTTGGAGACAGAAGGCTTCGCAGCGATTGTGACGATGGATTCCCATGGCAACAGTCTGCATGCGGATGTTGAAAAGAACGCCTTTGAGAAATTGGCTGCGCTGAAAGAGCCAGTTTTTAAATAA